In a single window of the Coregonus clupeaformis isolate EN_2021a chromosome 10, ASM2061545v1, whole genome shotgun sequence genome:
- the LOC121574723 gene encoding podocalyxin-like protein 2 isoform X2, whose amino-acid sequence MAGLLPPLLFGSTLLFLLSCDALLSDGPPTLLSTSQPSQPSQPSPLSLTNLDQDVEEQPEMMTVPGPTVPGLTSQGQEMSSGFFSEDNKPLQSSVHLWDDIRDQVNITGLDSLRGYSQTLSQSSTSAMEEPRQGNHTSPFMDAVENVERLERESSGEMERESSGLPLEPGYDQSQTLPATTTTTPAADPLAPVDSTTLDPQYVPVHGGSESTPEDTLEVEVAEEEEEEEERESPSPEADASTSRPTLPEVGVFPSLGPLQPDNTHTENQEEGVEGEEEEAVVLGGPKSDSGRGGRGGEISPLTTVPLASLAPKVDFTEDSWDRLEDEEVFAGKEIQEEERQEQERRQEEEEQEVRHGGTELLTEADLLHGAHFSQEIQQVICVDWSDLAGKGYVILDMSDNVDCDEFRVESGDRLLELLETAFSRKMNSPQGSWLISLSKPTRQDHQLLITLASEHGVIATKDMLSMLGEIRRGLHEIGIQNYSSASTCHSRPSQTRSDYGKLFVVLVIIGSVCVVIIASGLIYICWQRRLRKLKTRTRGEEFNFVENGCHDNPTLDMTSDGGQPEMQEKKHHHTNGLTAGSGGEGGSSGWQVNKPRGKEEDTHL is encoded by the exons ATGGCAGGCCTGCTTCCCCCGCTTTTATTCG gCTCCACACTGTTGTTCCTGCTGTCATGTGACGCCCTGCTGAGTGATGGGCCACCCACCCTGCTGTCCACCTCCCAGCCCTCCCAGccctcccagccctctcctctgtccctcaccAACCTGGACCAGGATGTGGAGGAGCAGCCTGAGATGATGACAG TTCCAGGCCCCACAGTACCAGGCCTAACGTCCCAGGGACAGGAGATGTCCTCAGGGTTCTTCAGTGAGGACAACAAGCCTCTCCAGTCCTCTGTTCATCTCTGGGATGATATCAGAGACCAAGTCAACATCACTGGTCTGGACTCCCTCAGAG GTTACAGTCAGACCCTCTCCCAGTCCTCCACCTCTGCTATGGAGGAACCCAGACAGGGGAACCACACCTCTCCCTTCATGGATGCGGTGGAGAACGTGGAGCGGTTGGAGCGAGAGTCCAgcggggagatggagagagagtccAGCGGCCTCCCCCTGGAGCCTGGCTACGACCAGAGCCAGACCCtgcctgccaccaccaccaccacccctgcTGCTGACCCTCTGGCTCCTGTAGACTCAACCACCTTAGACCCACAATATGTCCCAGTGCACGGGGGTTCAGAATCAACTCCTGAAGACACATTGGAGGTAGAGgtagcagaggaggaggaggaggaggaggagagggagagtccCAGCCCTGAGGCTGACGCCTCCACCTCCAGACCAACCCTCCCAGAGGTGGGTGTCTTCCCCAGCCTTGGGCCTCTCCAGCCGGACAACACCCATACAGAAAAccaggaggagggggtggagggagaggaagaggaggcggTGGTCCTTGGAGGACCTAAGAGTGACtcaggaagaggggggagaggaggagagatctCTCCCCTGACCACAGTCCCCTTGGCATCTCTGGCGCCCAAGGTCGACTTCACGGAGGACTCCTGGGACCGTCTGGAGGACGAGGAGGTGTTTGCTGGGAAGGAGATCCAGGAGGAAGAGAGGCAggagcaggagaggaggcaggaggaggaggagcaagaGGTCAGGCACGGAGGAACAGAGCTGTTAACAGAGGCAGATCTCCTCCACGGTGCACACTTCTCACAGGAGATACAGCAG GTGATCTGTGTGGACTGGAGCGATCTGGCTGGGAAGGGTTACGTCATCCTCGACATGTCAGACAACGTTGACTGT GATGAGTTCCGTGTGGAGAGTGGAGACCGGCTCTTGGAGCTGCTAGAGACAGCCTTCTCTAGGAAGATGAACAGTCCTCAGGGCTCCtggctcatctctctctctaaacccACCAGACAGGACCACCAGCTGCTCATCACGCTGGCCAGCGAACACG GAGTTATTGCCACCAAGGACATGCTGTCAATGTTAGGAGAAATCAGGAGAGGTCTACACGAG ATCGGTATCCAGAACTACAGCAGCGCTAGCACCTGTCACTCCAGACCCAGTCAGACGCGTAGTGACTACGGGAAGCTGTTCGTGGTCCTGGTGATCATAGGTTCTGTCTGTGTGGTCATCATCGCCTCTGGTCTCATCTATATCTGCTGGCAGAGACGCCTGCGTAAGCTGAAGACTAGG ACTCGAGGCGAGGAATTCAATTTTGTGGAGAACGGCTGCCATGACAACCCTACCCTGGACATGACGAGTGATGGGGGGCAGCCGGAGATGCAGGAGAAGAAACATCACCACACCAACGGACTGACGGCTGGGtctgggggggagggagggagcagtggctGGCAGGTCAACAAACCTAGAGGGAAGGAAGAGGACACACACCTttag
- the LOC121574723 gene encoding podocalyxin-like protein 2 isoform X1 yields the protein MAGLLPPLLFGSTLLFLLSCDALLSDGPPTLLSTSQPSQPSQPSPLSLTNLDQDVEEQPEMMTVPGPTVPGLTSQGQEMSSGFFSEDNKPLQSSVHLWDDIRDQVNITGLDSLRGYSQTLSQSSTSAMEEPRQGNHTSPFMDAVENVERLERESSGEMERESSGLPLEPGYDQSQTLPATTTTTPAADPLAPVDSTTLDPQYVPVHGGSESTPEDTLEVEVAEEEEEEEERESPSPEADASTSRPTLPEVGVFPSLGPLQPDNTHTENQEEGVEGEEEEAVVLGGPKSDSGRGGRGGEISPLTTVPLASLAPKVDFTEDSWDRLEDEEVFAGKEIQEEERQEQERRQEEEEQEVICVDWSDLAGKGYVILDMSDNVDCDEFRVESGDRLLELLETAFSRKMNSPQGSWLISLSKPTRQDHQLLITLASEHGVIATKDMLSMLGEIRRGLHEIGIQNYSSASTCHSRPSQTRSDYGKLFVVLVIIGSVCVVIIASGLIYICWQRRLRKLKTRTRGEEFNFVENGCHDNPTLDMTSDGGQPEMQEKKHHHTNGLTAGSGGEGGSSGWQVNKPRGKEEDTHL from the exons ATGGCAGGCCTGCTTCCCCCGCTTTTATTCG gCTCCACACTGTTGTTCCTGCTGTCATGTGACGCCCTGCTGAGTGATGGGCCACCCACCCTGCTGTCCACCTCCCAGCCCTCCCAGccctcccagccctctcctctgtccctcaccAACCTGGACCAGGATGTGGAGGAGCAGCCTGAGATGATGACAG TTCCAGGCCCCACAGTACCAGGCCTAACGTCCCAGGGACAGGAGATGTCCTCAGGGTTCTTCAGTGAGGACAACAAGCCTCTCCAGTCCTCTGTTCATCTCTGGGATGATATCAGAGACCAAGTCAACATCACTGGTCTGGACTCCCTCAGAG GTTACAGTCAGACCCTCTCCCAGTCCTCCACCTCTGCTATGGAGGAACCCAGACAGGGGAACCACACCTCTCCCTTCATGGATGCGGTGGAGAACGTGGAGCGGTTGGAGCGAGAGTCCAgcggggagatggagagagagtccAGCGGCCTCCCCCTGGAGCCTGGCTACGACCAGAGCCAGACCCtgcctgccaccaccaccaccacccctgcTGCTGACCCTCTGGCTCCTGTAGACTCAACCACCTTAGACCCACAATATGTCCCAGTGCACGGGGGTTCAGAATCAACTCCTGAAGACACATTGGAGGTAGAGgtagcagaggaggaggaggaggaggaggagagggagagtccCAGCCCTGAGGCTGACGCCTCCACCTCCAGACCAACCCTCCCAGAGGTGGGTGTCTTCCCCAGCCTTGGGCCTCTCCAGCCGGACAACACCCATACAGAAAAccaggaggagggggtggagggagaggaagaggaggcggTGGTCCTTGGAGGACCTAAGAGTGACtcaggaagaggggggagaggaggagagatctCTCCCCTGACCACAGTCCCCTTGGCATCTCTGGCGCCCAAGGTCGACTTCACGGAGGACTCCTGGGACCGTCTGGAGGACGAGGAGGTGTTTGCTGGGAAGGAGATCCAGGAGGAAGAGAGGCAggagcaggagaggaggcaggaggaggaggagcaagaG GTGATCTGTGTGGACTGGAGCGATCTGGCTGGGAAGGGTTACGTCATCCTCGACATGTCAGACAACGTTGACTGT GATGAGTTCCGTGTGGAGAGTGGAGACCGGCTCTTGGAGCTGCTAGAGACAGCCTTCTCTAGGAAGATGAACAGTCCTCAGGGCTCCtggctcatctctctctctaaacccACCAGACAGGACCACCAGCTGCTCATCACGCTGGCCAGCGAACACG GAGTTATTGCCACCAAGGACATGCTGTCAATGTTAGGAGAAATCAGGAGAGGTCTACACGAG ATCGGTATCCAGAACTACAGCAGCGCTAGCACCTGTCACTCCAGACCCAGTCAGACGCGTAGTGACTACGGGAAGCTGTTCGTGGTCCTGGTGATCATAGGTTCTGTCTGTGTGGTCATCATCGCCTCTGGTCTCATCTATATCTGCTGGCAGAGACGCCTGCGTAAGCTGAAGACTAGG ACTCGAGGCGAGGAATTCAATTTTGTGGAGAACGGCTGCCATGACAACCCTACCCTGGACATGACGAGTGATGGGGGGCAGCCGGAGATGCAGGAGAAGAAACATCACCACACCAACGGACTGACGGCTGGGtctgggggggagggagggagcagtggctGGCAGGTCAACAAACCTAGAGGGAAGGAAGAGGACACACACCTttag